In one Winogradskyella sp. MH6 genomic region, the following are encoded:
- a CDS encoding methyltransferase, with protein sequence MKKNKFDKAYWDHRYKENKTGWNIGYASPPIKEYIEQLKDKSTSILIPGAGNSFEAELLWNKGFANTFVLDIAKQPLENLKKRVESFPDEQLLHDDFFELNQKYDLIIEQTFFCALNPDLRKQYVEKMFQLLKPNGKLAGLLFDFPLTESGPPFGGSVEEYNAIFSKYFKIKTLQRATNSIKERQGKELFFIFERL encoded by the coding sequence ATGAAGAAGAATAAATTTGACAAAGCCTATTGGGATCATAGGTATAAGGAGAATAAAACCGGATGGAATATTGGATATGCATCACCACCGATAAAAGAATATATTGAACAATTAAAAGACAAATCGACTTCTATTTTAATACCAGGTGCTGGCAATAGTTTTGAAGCCGAATTGTTATGGAACAAAGGGTTTGCAAATACTTTTGTTTTAGATATTGCCAAACAACCTCTAGAAAATTTAAAAAAAAGGGTTGAGAGCTTTCCTGATGAACAACTGCTACATGACGATTTTTTTGAGCTTAACCAAAAGTACGACCTCATCATTGAGCAAACTTTTTTCTGCGCATTAAATCCTGATTTGAGAAAGCAATATGTAGAAAAAATGTTTCAGCTATTAAAACCTAATGGAAAACTAGCTGGCTTGCTTTTCGATTTTCCATTAACCGAATCTGGGCCACCTTTTGGCGGAAGTGTAGAAGAATATAATGCTATCTTCAGTAAATACTTTAAAATTAAAACACTGCAACGCGCAACAAATTCTATCAAAGAAAGACAAGGTAAAGAACTGTTTTTTATCTTTGAACGACTTTAA
- a CDS encoding phosphoribosyltransferase family protein has translation MALTKNTILSHKEIEHKIRRIAYQIYESNVNETEIIIAGIESNGYVLAKKIKSQLDKISDISSTLCKVTVDKDEPTKPIKTSIKSEDYSNKSIVLIDDVLNSGSTLIYGIKHFLDVPLKQFKTAVLVNRNHKKYPVKADFKGISLSTSLFEHVHVNLSKQPYEAYLD, from the coding sequence ATGGCACTTACTAAAAATACCATTTTAAGTCATAAAGAGATTGAGCACAAAATAAGACGTATTGCTTATCAGATTTATGAAAGCAACGTAAATGAAACTGAAATTATAATAGCTGGTATTGAGAGTAATGGATATGTGTTGGCTAAAAAAATTAAATCACAACTCGATAAGATTTCTGATATAAGCTCTACACTTTGCAAAGTTACAGTTGATAAAGATGAACCAACTAAGCCAATTAAAACGTCAATAAAAAGTGAGGACTACTCTAATAAGTCTATTGTTTTAATTGATGACGTTTTAAACTCTGGCAGTACTTTAATTTATGGTATCAAACATTTTTTAGATGTGCCTTTAAAACAGTTTAAAACTGCGGTATTGGTTAATCGAAACCACAAAAAGTATCCTGTAAAAGCAGATTTTAAAGGTATTTCTTTATCAACTTCGCTTTTTGAACATGTACATGTCAACCTATCCAAACAACCTTACGAAGCTTATCTAGATTAA
- a CDS encoding shikimate kinase — protein sequence MIVALMGYMGSGKSTIGKNLATMLNYNFLDLDDYISNEENAPIPDLFKNKGEIYFRKKETYYLNKILYSKDNIVLALGGGTPCYGNNIDLLLNESSVRLFYLKLSLPNLVERLFKEKNSRPLISHLKTKEDLTEFIGKHLFERTQYYNQASCIINTDYKSEKDIVEDILMALI from the coding sequence ATGATAGTTGCTTTAATGGGATATATGGGGTCTGGTAAATCTACAATTGGTAAGAATTTGGCTACCATGTTGAATTACAATTTCTTAGACTTAGACGACTATATTTCTAATGAAGAAAATGCTCCAATTCCTGATTTATTTAAAAATAAAGGGGAGATCTACTTTAGAAAAAAAGAGACATACTATCTCAATAAAATTCTATATTCAAAAGACAATATTGTTTTAGCTTTGGGTGGCGGTACACCTTGTTATGGTAATAATATAGACCTACTTCTTAATGAGTCTAGTGTGAGATTGTTCTACTTAAAATTATCACTTCCGAATTTAGTAGAACGTTTATTTAAAGAAAAAAATAGCAGGCCTTTAATTAGTCATTTAAAAACTAAGGAAGACCTTACTGAGTTTATAGGTAAGCACCTGTTTGAACGTACTCAATATTACAATCAGGCTTCTTGTATTATTAACACAGATTATAAATCTGAGAAAGATATTGTTGAAGATATTTTAATGGCTTTAATCTAG